A single Anopheles funestus chromosome 2RL, idAnoFuneDA-416_04, whole genome shotgun sequence DNA region contains:
- the LOC125765659 gene encoding sphingomyelin phosphodiesterase 1-like yields the protein MLPQRSWFFVLVGLFYVFDHVHGADTPGSPRGSPYRIDLAQYNQALLSRVRTIVEASELAEDQYVPYFELLPEYRERLSGNFLIDGFARARDAARCLTCMSSSYLFLSFYNETIVNGQGNTERVWTFAKRICRLLGFKAYLCEGIVNLNGKVIEYVLRNRTPFPEPDDICQVFLQEQDCVRDGRSITEATLYRTVDITPPTNVRSAMFARSDESGSCARDDLPPRKTSATPLTIVHLTDIHYDPEYLVGVNADCNAEACCRTLPDLQPATGATAAGYWGDYRDCDTPWHAVVDVMEHIRSQHPKIDAIYFTGDIVHHFTWNTTIETNEVAMRQVFDLMKRTFPGVPLYPVLGNHESHPANLYAPHNVDESFRTSYLYDFVAEQWDGWLPIEDIRGTLADGGYYTVRTPYGVRIIGLNNNPCFVHNFWLFYSLDYFLPQLQWLHDTLLAAEQANERVHILAHVPSYDDSCFIGWTREYRKIVERFAHIIAGQFNGHSHVDEFNLYYKRDDPSAAVSVAWNGGSTTTYTKLNPNYKVFQFDPVTFVPLEQETWMYNLTEANLTPDRRPSWYRMYSFKNHYQLQDLSVNSLQRLVQQFAQSEAQLQRYWQTKQKYSDPLLQEGCTGTCLRNALCAIVRTEHDDEQACELLYERAAQTNATISGK from the exons ATGTTACCACAGCGGAGttggtttttcgttttggtgGGACTATTTTACGTATTTGATCACGTCCATGGAGCGGACACTCCGGGATCGCCACGAGGATCACCGTACAGGATTGATCTAG CTCAATACAATCAAGCACTATTGTCAAGGGTGCGTACCATCGTTGAAGCGTCCGAGCTGGCCGAGGATCAGTATGTGCCGTACTTTGAACTACTGCCAGAGTACCGTGAACGTTTGAGTGGTAACTTTCTGATCGATGGTTTTGCACGTGCTCGTGATGCTGCTCGCTGTCTCACGTGCATGTCCAGTTCGTATTTGTTTTTGAGCTTCTACAACGAAACGATTGTGAACGGTCAGGGCAACACCGAACGGGTATGGACGTTCGCTAAACGCATCTGTCGGCTGCTCGGTTTCAAGGCGTATCTGTGCGAGGGCATCGTAAACTTGAACGGGAAGGTGATCGAGTATGTGCTTCGCAACCGTACACCGTTCCCGGAACCGGACGACATCTGTCAGGTGTTCCTGCAGGAGCAGGATTGTGTGCGTGATGGCAGAAGTATAACGGAAGCGACACTCTACCGTACCGTCGACATCACACCACCGACGAACGTTCGATCGGCAATGTTTGCACGTTCCGATGAGTCCGGTTCGTGTGCGCGGGATGATTTACCACCGAGAAAAACATCCGCAACACCGCTAACCATCGTTCATCTAACTGACATTCACTACGATCCGGAGTATCTGGTCGGTGTAAATGCGGACTGTAATGCGGAAGCATGCTGCCGGACACTGCCCGATCTGCAACCAGCAACGGGAGCGACTGCCGCTGGATATTGGGGTGATTACCGGGACTGTGATACACCGTGGCATGCTGTGGTGGATGTGATGGAGCACATTCGCAGCCAGCATCCGAAGATCGATGCAATCTACTTCACCGGTGACATTGTGCATCATTTCACCTGGAACACGACGATCGAAACGAACGAGGTTGCGATGCGCCAGGTGTTTGATTTGATGAAGCGCACCTTCCCGGGAGTTCCGCTCTATCCGGTGCTGGGAAACCACGAATCACATCCTGCTAACTT ATACGCTCCACATAACGTCGATGAATCGTTCCGGACAAGCTATTTGTATGACTTTGTAGCGGAGCAATGGGACGGCTGGCTACCGATCGAGGACATCCGGGGAACGCTGGCTGACGGTGGCTACTACACGGTGCGCACTCCTTACGGTGTGCGCATCATCGGGCTCAACAACAATCCCTGCTTCGTGCACAACTTTTGGCTGTTTTACAGCCTCGATTACTTTCTGCCCCAGCTGCAGTGGTTGCACGATACGTTGCTCGCAGCAGAACAGGCCAACGAACGGGTGCACATCTTGGCGCATGTGCCTTCGTACGACGATTCTTGCTTCATCGGTTGGACACGCGAATATCGCAAAATTGTCGAACGCTTCGCACACATTATTGCGGGCCAGTTTAATGGACACTCGCATGTGGATGAGTTCAATCTGTACTATAAACGAGACGATCCATCCGCTGCGGTAAGTGTTGCGTGGAACGGTGGATCAACGACTACCTACACCAAACTCAACCCAAACTACAAGGTGTTCCAGTTCGATCCGGTTACGTTT GTACCTCTCGAACAAGAGACCTGGATGTATAACCTTACCGAAGCGAACCTGACACCCGATCGACGACCTTCTTGGTATCGTATGTACAGTTTTAAAAACCACTACCAGTTGCAAGATCTCAGCGTAAATTCGCTGCAACGGCTTGTGCAACAGTTTGCCCAATCCGAGGCGCAATTGCAACGCTACtggcaaacaaagcaaaagtatTCCGATCCACTACTGCAAGAGGGATGTACGGGAACCTGTTTGCGGAATGCCCTTTGCGCGATCGTACGTACCGAGCACGATGACGAACAGGCATGCGAGCTTTTATACGAACGTGCGGCACAAACGAACGCCACGATATCTGGGAAATAG
- the LOC125765682 gene encoding gamma-secretase subunit pen-2 — protein sequence MDLSRAPNERKLYLCKWYFKAGFALLPFLWSINTIWFFNEAFRKPAYDEQKEIKKYVIFSLIGSLVWIVAIIAWVVTFQLKRTEWGEFADNISFIIPLGQA from the exons ATGGATCTGTCGCGTGCACCAAACGAAAGAAAGCTGTACTTGTGCAAGTGGTACTTTAAAG CCGGATTTGCGCTACTTCCCTTCCTGTGGTCTATCAATACGATCTGGTTCTTCAACGAAGCGTTTCGCAAACCAGCTTACGATGAGCAGAAGGAGATTAAGAAAT ATGTGATATTCTCGCTGATAGGATCGTTAGTGTGGATTGTGGCAATTATTGCTTGGGTTGTCACATTCCAGCTAAAGCGAACCGAATGGGGAGAGTTTGCCGACAACATCAGCTTTATCATACCGCTAGGGCAGGCGTGA
- the LOC125765665 gene encoding glucose-fructose oxidoreductase domain-containing protein 1, translated as MLPGIGMFGTGEVTHVLVPILRDKGFNIVAIWGRTGKEAEQAALELKIPFHTAKIDDVLLRKDVDLVFITCPPFLHSQISVKALGIGKHVVCDKPMTLMQSDALKMVRASQYYPTLISIVNHSLRFLPAIAHMKRAIQEGYIGPPGPCLDQTLIDVKVRMGPLFNRKRYDWLCDESMGGGALNLVGSHVIDLVKFLTERKAIRVHGTVRTYAMYAAHSHTGIRRVAAPDVCTFQMELESDGSTSSALVTVNINCHESNNAFQQEVVIYGPAGHLTVRGGDLVGHRLNADTGAIKEEMLYVDVQDLQFSTSDTALPRPYVKGLCKLVGALRDAFHPNKESAGWIKEPVQAAATFEDGLYVQAVLDAIRKSSNERCWTKVNVCTESPTNQQKQNVLATAAARIASVSAIRADPSINHTGYF; from the coding sequence ATGTTACCAGGAATCGGAATGTTCGGTACGGGCGAGGTGACCCACGTGCTCGTGCCAATACTGCGTGACAAGGGTTTCAACATTGTTGCGATATGGGGACGCACAGGCAAGGAAGCGGAACAGGCAGCACTCGAGCTGAAGATACCGTTCCACACGGCCAAGATCGACGATGTGTTGCTGCGGAAAGACGTCGACCTTGTGTTTATCACCTGCCCGCCGTTTCTGCACTCGCAGATATCGGTGAAGGCGCTCGGCATCGGCAAACATGTCGTGTGTGACAAACCGATGACGCTGATGCAGAGCGATGCACTGAAGATGGTCCGTGCCAGCCAGTATTATCCGACGCTTATTTCCATCGTAAACCATTCGCTGCGGTTTCTGCCCGCAATCGCACACATGAAGCGCGCCATCCAGGAAGGTTACATTGGGCCACCGGGACCCTGTCTCGATCAGACGCTAATCGATGTGAAGGTGCGAATGGGTCCGCTATTCAACCGAAAGCGTTACGATTGGCTGTGCGACGAGTCGATGGGTGGTGGGGCGCTTAATCTCGTCGGCAGCCATGTGATAGATTTGGTGAAGTTCCTGACGGAGCGGAAAGCGATCCGTGTGCATGGAACGGTACGCACGTACGCAATGTACGCCGCACATTCACACACTGGTATACGGAGAGTAGCCGCACCGGACGTGTGCACTTTCCAGATGGAGCTCGAGAGTGATGGCAGCACCAGCAGTGCGCTCGTGACGGTGAACATCAACTGTCACGAGTCTAACAACGCGTTCCAGCAGGAAGTCGTCATTTACGGTCCGGCGGGTCATTTGACCGTACGTGGAGGGGATCTGGTTGGGCATCGTTTGAATGCCGATACGGGCGCCATCAAGGAGGAAATGTTGTACGTGGATGTCCAGGATCTTCAGTTCTCTACCTCCGATACGGCCCTACCCAGACCGTATGTGAAGGGCCTCTGCAAGCTTGTCGGCGCACTTCGGGATGCTTTCCATCCGAACAAGGAAAGCGCCGGTTGGATTAAGGAACCGGTACAGGCAGCGGCCACCTTCGAGGATGGTCTGTACGTGCAGGCAGTGCTGGATGCGATCCGCAAGTCAAGCAACGAACGGTGCTGGACGAAGGTGAACGTTTGCACCGAATCACCGACGAACCAACAGAAGCAAAATGTGCTCGCAACTGCTGCCGCCCGCATCGCGTCCGTCTCGGCCATCCGGGCCGATCCCAGTATTAATCATACCGGATACTTTTAA
- the LOC125765651 gene encoding cilia- and flagella-associated protein 57 has translation MEKNNRSKQISIVPRNAYGLRTDIQGNVHFTLKQEIIYPVAGVLAIHDFTTNKQKFLRFPQNCHPERIVLSPNRKYIAVVERTHDNKSMVNVYEIDVLRKKRTLQLPADCPNTQIGNVCFTHDSRGVAVLSVEPDAFLSIFSFDKNESLIIGRASNSSQQGQAVYLSCNPNDATIVAVGGYYMLKIMNRTDKGFGQIGTIKGDDLLITSMTWLSSDVLAAGTAETEIIFVESGELKIRQRADMIETVDLSGEGDTDLGATTSAEVVGLKHEVLCLTQFAKGFLYAIHNVVHVFERESNYNFRKKSVIRVPVTLYEEKQYKIMNVAVNEEQDTIVVATMHSQLYIGMLIVPETLKISELVFQNLGEPLHISGIIGMAVCSWKPIVMTASRDLTIRVWNYETMKVELVKKYQIEIGVIALHPSGFFAAVGFIDLLRLLQIQLDDLKETKSFNLASCTQLQFSNQGHLLAAAHGKMITLICIFTFEAVQTLKGHNGSILSLAWSTDDAVLVSGGNDGAIYKWNVVTGERLEEVVQKGIQYRSIALTSDAHSVYSITNTGLIREVAKSDIAREFKIPELTPLTDMALARSDAILFVGSIKGHLYNVQVPLVDTSSGNCTNFRFFNTKVTKICITYDDCTLITAADDGTLIIWRILNNEGKTARHAPELGKCSDVLIARQELIEKNESINTLEMRIQQQSMEFQYKMKQGDAFHSEQMRDIHKDYCAAIENLKKKNIEMEQAHTEEFNLITASIAQGKEDHQKEMMDFEAQFHEKIIMEYDKLTSMKNKMDAMREEYEVKLRRSAGCLQDTIESMEADQKRLLNEKQEIIENMLKDMDRKRAEFDEYCRQVDVDNDRHKVELQLQYEKKLQEEEENSIKWRGEAGVLKKKFSTLSREAEAYRKEIETMQAQHGKFQQSIRQHQREIDGLRKELAERDGTIKDKDRKVFELGKKNSELEKYKQVLSMKITELKAQIEPKEREIKEKKEFILEMEKKLEELQQNNKQYELQLQELRDKYCGIDLELRRERNRCRASKAQYQRLCGEIYNVSGLIQRPEQLKRSVKELCHRYSNDKELQKSLALDEDVQNEFLRQREYLERLTKSAKQKASNQRKDGGESLKLKKENMELLAELNMLREMLNEKQRDCTRMEALLGLSSKAISPRQAKQKLEKAVADRDALEAHHREQMAKLEEMVRALSNENQTLRSEMIAQSSRKTTPTV, from the exons ATGGAGAAGAACAACCGCTCAAAACAGATATCAATAGTACCCAGAAATGCCTACGGCCTAAGAACGGATATACAGGGTAATGTACATTTTACCCTCAAACAGGAAATCATCTATCCAGTTGCGGGAGTGCTGGCTATACACGATTTTACCACCAACAAGCAGAAGTTCTTAAG ATTTCCTCAAAACTGTCACCCGGAACGGATAGTGTTAAGCCCTAACCGGAAGTATATAGCCGTCGTTGAAAGAACTCACGATAA TAAATCGATGGTGAACGTGTACGAGATCGATGTACTACGCAAGAAGCGAACCCTTCAACTGCCTGCGGATTGTCCGAATACGCAAATCGGCAACGTCTGCTTCACGCATGACTCTCGCGGAGTGGCGGTCCTGTCCGTCGAACCGGATGCATTCCTCTCGATCTTTTCGTTCGACAAGAACGAATCGCTCATTATCGGCCGAGCGTCCAACTCGAGCCAGCAGGGCCAGGCGGTCTATCTGTCCTGCAATCCGAACGATGCCACCATCGTCGCCGTCGGTGGCTACTACATGCTCAAGATAATGAACCGTACCGACAAAGGTTTCGGCCAGATCGGTACGATCAAGGGGGACGATCTGCTGATCACCTCCATGACGTGGCTATCGTCGGACGTGTTAGCTGCCGGCACAGCCGAAACGGAAATAATTTTCGTAGAGTCGGGTGAGCTGAAGATCAGGCAGCGGGCCGACATGATCGAGACGGTGGATCTGTCCGGCGAGGGGGACACGGACCTTGGGGCAACCACTTCGGCGGAAGTTGTAGGGCTGAAGCACGAAGTGCTCTGTTTGACGCAGTTCGCAAAGGGTTTCCTGTACGCGATCCACAACGTGGTGCACGTGTTCGAGCGCGAATCGAACTATAACTTCCGGAAAAAGTCCGTCATACGGGTCCCGGTCACGCTGTACGAGGAGAAGCAGTACAAGATCATGAATGTGGCGGTTAACGAGGAGCAGGACACGATCGTGGTTGCGACCATGCACTCGCAGCTGTACATCGGCATGCTGATCGTACCGGAAACGCTCAAGATCAGTGAGCTGGTGTTTCAGAACCTCGGCGAACCGCTGCATATTAGCGGTATCATCGGGATGGCTGTCTGCTCGTGGAAGCCGATCGTCATGACAGCAT CTCGCGATTTAACGATACGCGTCTGGAACTACGAAACAATGAAGGTGGAGCTGGTGAAGAAGTACCAGATCGAAATCGGTGTGATTGCTTTACATCCGTCCGGGTTTTTCGCCGCCGTTGGCTTCATCGATCTACTCCGCTTGCTTCAGATTCAGCTGGACGATCTGAAGGAAACGAAGAGCTTCAATCTGGCGAGCTGCACTCAGCTACAGTTTTCGAACCAAGGTCACCTGCTGGCCGCTGCTCACGGAAAAATGATCACGCTTATTTGCATCTTCACGTTCGAGGCGGTACAGACGCTGAAGGGACACAATGGTAGCATTCTGAGCTTGGCTTGGTCTACGGATGATGCGGTACTAGTGTCCGGTGGTAACGATGGAGCCATCTACAAATGGAACGTGGTGACTGGTGAGCGATTGGAAGAGGTCGTACAGAAAGGCATCCAGTATCGTTCGATAGCGCTGACGAGCGATGCACACTCAGTGTACTCCATCACCAATACGGGGCTAATCCGGGAAGTTGCAAAGTCAGATATT GCACGTGAGTTCAAAATTCCAGAACTGACTCCACTAACCGATATGGCTCTGGCTCGATCAGATGCGATTCTGTTTGTGGGCAGTATCAAGGGACATCTGTACAATGTGCAAGTCCCGCTAGTTGATACGAGCAGCGGAAATTGTACAAATTTTCGCTTTTTCAACACGAAAGTAACGAAGATTTGCATCACATACGATGATTGTACGCTGATAACGGCGGCTGACGATGGAACATTGATCATCTGGCGCATTCTAAACAACGAAGGTAAAACGGCGCGTCATGCACCGGAGCTGGGCAAATGTTCGGATGTGCTAATCGCCCGTCAAGAGCTGATCGAGAAGAACGAATCCATCAACACGCTTGAGATGCGCATCCAGCAGCAAAGTATGGAGTTCCAATACAAGATGAAACAAGGTGATGCATTCCATTCGGAGCAGATGCGTGACATCCACAAAGACTATTGTGCTGCTATAGAGAACCTTAAG AAAAAGAATATCGAAATGGAACAGGCACACACGGAAGAGTTTAATCTTATCACGGCCAGCATAGCACAGGGCAAGGAGGACCACCAGAAGGAGATGATGGACTTTGAGGCACAGTTCCACGAAAAGATCATCATGGAGTACGACAAGCTGACGAGCATGAAGAACAAAATGGATGCGATGCGCGAAGAGTACGAAGTTAAGTTGCGCCGCTCAGCGGGTTGTTTGCAGGACACTATAG AATCGATGGAAGCAGACCAGAAAAGgcttttaaatgaaaagcaaGAGATCATCGAAAACATGCTGAAGGATATGGATCGCAAGCGGGCGGAATTTGATGAGTACTGTCGGCAGGTGGACGTGGACAATGATAGACACAAGGTGGAGCTGCAGCTGCAGTACGAGAAGAAGCTCcaggaagaggaggaaaatTCCATCAAGTGGCGCGGTGAGGCAGGTGTgctgaagaagaaattttccacattaaGCCGGGAGGCGGAAGCGTACCGGAAGGAGATTGAAACGATGCAAGCCCAGCACGGAAAGTTTCAACAGAGCATCCGACAGCATCAGCGCGAAATTGACGGTTTGCGCAAAGAGTTGGCCGAACGGGACGGTACAATTAAGGACAAAGATCGGAAAGTGTTCGAGCTGGGGAAGAAAAATTCCGAGCTGGAAAAGTACAAACAGGTGCTGTCGATGAAAATCACCGAGCTGAAGGCACAGATTGAACCGAAGGAGCGCGAAATAAAGGAGAAGAAAGAGTTCATACTCGAGATGGAGAAAAAGTTGGAGGaactgcagcaaaacaacaaacagtacGAGCTGCAGCTGCAAGAACTTCGCGACAAGTACTGCGGTATCGATCTCGAGCTGCGTCGCGAGCGGAATCGATGCCGTGCCTCCAAAGCCCAGTATCAGCGGTTGTGCGGTGAAATTTACAACGTGTCCGGTTTGATTCAACGACCGGAGCAGCTCAAACGGAGCGTCAAGGAACTCTGCCACCGGTACTCGAATGATAAAGAGCTGCAAAAGTCGCTCGCACTAGACGAGGACGTGCAGAATGAGTTTCTACGCCAGCGAGAATATCTCGAACGCCTGACGAAGAGCGCCAAGCAGAAGGCTAGCAACCAGCGCAAGGATGGCGGTGAATCACTGaagttgaagaaagaaaacatggaACTGCTGGCAGAGTTGAACATGCTGCGTGAAATGCTAAACGAAAAGCAACGAGACTGTACGCGAATGGAAGCACTGCTGGGTTTGTCCAGCAAGGCGATCTCACCACGACAAGCGAAACAAAAGCTAGAGAAAGCAGTTGCG GATCGCGATGCACTTGAGGCACACCATCGGGAACAGATGGCCAAACTGGAGGAAATGGTACGCGCGTTATCGAACGAAAATCAAACCTTACGGTCGGAAATGATTGCCCAAAGTTCCCGCAAAACGACACCAACTGTATGA